TTCGAGCGCCTGTCGATCGCGCTCATGCTGGCGGATATCGCGCAGCTCGATCGGTAGGGCTAGTCGGTGCATCTCCTTGCGCACCCGGATGCAGAACGGACAGGTACGGTACTGATAGAGCGCCAGGGATTGGCAGGCCTGATCCACTTCGGCCTGCGCCTCGATGCCGCGTGCGACCGGCTGCGGCCGGGTGAGTCGCTCGTTGGCGATCATGACCGGCCCCAACGCCCGCCGAACGCCCCTGAAGAAAGTGCGAGCCACGATACCCATGATATTACTCCCGGTTGTCTGGTCTTCCTGCGACGGTCAGCTTCAGCAGTTGGCCACTGCCGACAAGAGCCGACTGCGTCGTTCGTCGTTCATGAAGGCTTCTTCCAGTGCGTTGCGGGCCAGCTGCCTGAAAGTCGCCTGATCCCAGCCGAAAGCGTCGTGACACGCGATAAAGTTGTTGAGCATGCCGCCACCAAAATAGGCCGGATCGTCGGAATTCAGCGTCACCTTCAGCCCCTGCTCAAGCAACCCGGGCAGTGGATGATTCTCGAGCCGCTCAACCACCTTGAGATAGACATTGGAGAGCGGGCAAACGGTCAGCGGCATCTGTTCACTTTTCAGGCGCTCAACCAGTGCCGGATCCTCGAGACAGCGCACGCCGTGGTCAATCCGGCAAACGCCGAGTGCATCCATCGCGCCACTGATATAGGTGGCCGGGCCTTCCTCACCTGCATGAGCCAGCCGGGGGATACCCA
This DNA window, taken from Kushneria phosphatilytica, encodes the following:
- a CDS encoding glutaredoxin family protein; translated protein: MGIVARTFFRGVRRALGPVMIANERLTRPQPVARGIEAQAEVDQACQSLALYQYRTCPFCIRVRKEMHRLALPIELRDIRQHERDRQALEAGGGRVKVPCLRIADETGEDEWMYESEEIKRYLQQRFEPATG